Genomic DNA from Longimicrobiaceae bacterium:
CGGGCGAGGACTACCCGGCGGGCGCGGGGCACCGTCCCGGGCGGATGGAGCGGATCACCGTCGAGCAGGTCGCGGAGAAGGTGGAGCGGGCCCTCGTCCGCTATCCTAGGTCGAGCCGGGGCGGCCACCCGGCCCCGTAGCCCTCCCGGAACGCCGCCCACCCCCCGGGGCCGACCGGCGCGCCGAGCTTGCGGACCGAGCGGGCCAGGCGCCGAAGGTCGGCGGCGCGCCTCCGGGGGGACACTGGGCCCGGCGAGACCCGCGCGCGGTCGAAGTCCAGGAGGTGGACGATCGGGCTTATGCCCTCCCCGCCAGTGACCAGCAGGTTGCGGAGGTTGAGGTCCGGGTGCGCCACCCCGGCCCGGTGCATCCGCCCCACCTGCGCCCCGGCCTCCCGGAGCAGGGCGAGCCGGTCGGGCGG
This window encodes:
- a CDS encoding lipopolysaccharide kinase InaA family protein, whose amino-acid sequence is GGVRTPLPLAAAEHRAGIGYTAHFATLWIPDARDAAAWLAEAAPPDRLALLREAGAQVGRMHRAGVAHPDLNLRNLLVTGGEGISPIVHLLDFDRARVSPGPVSPRRRAADLRRLARSVRKLGAPVGPGGWAAFREGYGAGWPPRLDLG